In the Arachis hypogaea cultivar Tifrunner chromosome 20, arahy.Tifrunner.gnm2.J5K5, whole genome shotgun sequence genome, AAATAGGTGCGATCCAGTGCCGCAACGGCGTGGCACCCGTGTCCGGAAACTCCTCCGTATAAGTGGCTCCTCATCCTCAATAGACTCGTCGCTGTCATCCGGAACTGGCTGTCTCGGGGTCACACGCGCAGCATGCACGGGTCTGGATGATGACGGGCCGGCAACTGAATGTGACCCAATAGTCTGGGCAGATGGTGGGGTCCCTCCCATGGCAAAAGACCCATCTCCTCAAGCCGAGCAACATAAGGTAGCCATCTGATGTGTATACGgttgccggacttgtcggcaaacagctgCGTGCCCAATAACATCATGATATAGGCCCGGACAAAGCGCCTAACTGTCTCCTCATCAGCCCCGTCTGGACACTCTGCAAATGTCTCCTGAAACCAGGTGCAGTTGACTGCGAATTTCTGCACCTGGTTCTCGGGAGGTAAAACACCGAGCAACTCATGGAACCACTGCCAAGCAGGTCTCCCACCCTCAATGTAAAGGTGGAAGTCTG is a window encoding:
- the LOC112785557 gene encoding protein MAIN-LIKE 1-like yields the protein MGDDPGRLYRLDGVAHIAGVINDEPRRCISSVRRQQGMRLDERYVPYLQMAGLYHLARLNDRWFRLDEPLVSAFVERWRPETHTFHMPFGECTITLQDVAYQLGLPVDGDYVSGCLTDFHLYIEGGRPAWQWFHELLGVLPPENQVQKFAVNCTWFQETFAECPDGADEETVRRFVRAYIMMLLGTQLFADKSGNRIHIRWLPYVARLEEMGLLPWEGPHHLPRLLGHIQLPARHHPDPCMLRV